A single region of the Terriglobales bacterium genome encodes:
- a CDS encoding cytidylate kinase-like family protein translates to MGAAIRERIHMSMIRVITVEREYGSGGAEIARRVADRRGWKLWDQLLTSEIARLLECDCGVVEEHEEKRDPLFYRLLKAFMRGSHEGSLNEPRLKIADTDCIREVAERVVKAAAEGGNSVIVGRGSAYYLQNRPDTFHVFVYAPFEEKVRRLRAGGKSEGEAVELAQTV, encoded by the coding sequence ATGGGCGCCGCCATCCGAGAGCGCATTCACATGTCGATGATCCGAGTAATTACCGTCGAGCGCGAATATGGGAGTGGCGGGGCAGAGATCGCCAGGCGAGTCGCGGACCGCCGTGGCTGGAAGCTGTGGGACCAGCTGTTGACCAGTGAAATTGCCCGGCTCCTGGAGTGCGATTGCGGGGTGGTAGAGGAACACGAAGAAAAGAGGGATCCTTTGTTCTACCGCCTTTTAAAAGCTTTTATGCGAGGCAGCCACGAAGGGAGCCTGAATGAGCCGCGGTTAAAGATCGCCGACACGGATTGCATCCGGGAGGTTGCTGAGCGGGTGGTGAAAGCAGCAGCCGAGGGCGGAAACTCGGTCATCGTGGGACGCGGTTCTGCCTACTATCTGCAGAATCGTCCCGACACGTTTCACGTATTTGTATACGCTCCTTTTGAGGAAAAGGTCCGGCGGTTGCGGGCAGGGGGGAAGAGCGAAGGCGAAGCCGTCGAGCTTGCCCAGACCGT